One Helianthus annuus cultivar XRQ/B chromosome 12, HanXRQr2.0-SUNRISE, whole genome shotgun sequence genomic region harbors:
- the LOC110894976 gene encoding uncharacterized protein LOC110894976 encodes MLLDADADYDVDLFDDEPLEDDIEGEALIADGGLLLLADAPAEESTAHSPVPDSFESLASAPSHTQGAQHYSHASDPDRASSAAPAPSYAFDHDLDEDSDPIFPPGFNPDQYIEFIPLDQPMEDPVDPVDPVDPAFADHADFEIEFDDLEPAMAPKPVATPDPVFEHDPVHAGVPIVDPVIADLPVDDHPVDAPLLEGDYVVAADQADAPSSLTYPLSVLMSLLSLIMFLWSPIMRYSRPVLIPIIRTPRMGGLMLMMSTHLFPHIPPMHVTWISLFHSLNSQLQLDLERVHRLIPLYMCRHLS; translated from the coding sequence ATGCTCCTCGACGCCGACGCTGATTACGACGTCGATTTGTTTGATGACGAGCCCCTAGAAGATGAtattgagggcgaggcccttataGCTGACGGTGGTCTTTTGctgctcgcagatgctccagctGAGGAGTCAACTGCTCattcaccagtcccagactctttcgagtctttGGCCTCTGCACCATCGCACACTCAGGGTGCGCAGCACTATTCTCATGCCTCAGATCCTGATAGAGCATCATCCGCTGCCCCTGCCCCTAGCTACGCCTTTGATCACGACCTTGATGAGGATTCCGACCCTATCTTTCCACCTGGGTTTAATCCGGACCAGTACATTGAGTTTATACCCCtcgatcagcctatggaggacccggttgacccAGTTGACCCTGTTGACCCTGCGTTTGCTGACCACGCAGATTTTGAGATAGAGTTCGATGACCTAGAGCCTGCCATGGCTCCCAAGCCGGTAGCCACTCCTGACCctgtgtttgagcatgaccctgttcatgctggcGTACCCATTGTTGACCCTGTGATTGCTGATCTACCTGTTGATGATCACCCTGTTGATGCTCCGCTATTagagggtgattatgttgttgctgctgatcaGGCTGATGCCCCCTCATCGCTGACGTACCCGCTGAGCGTGTTGATGTCGCTCCTCTCCCTGATCATGTTCCTTTGGAGCCCGATCATGCGCTATTCGCGACCCGTATTGATCCCCATTATTCGCACACCCAGAATGGGTGGATTGATGCTGATGATGAGCACCCACCTTTTCCCCCACATACCACCGATGCACGTCACATGGATTTCCCTTTTTCATTCGCTCAATTCACAACTTcagctcgacctggagagggttcatcGGCTCATCCCTTTGTACATGTGCCGACATCTATCCTAG